From a single bacterium genomic region:
- a CDS encoding AAA family ATPase, which yields MNGSAPRISHPGADGLERQEERALRPRRLADFVGQSAVKENLRVFIQAARARGEALDHVLLYGPPGLGKTTLAGILAGELEVGFKATSAPVFQTAAELIGVLTHLEPRQVLFLDEVHRLSRVLEEHLYPAMEDFRCELVVDSGPNARHYSLQLPPFTLVGATTRAGMISAPLR from the coding sequence ATGAACGGCAGCGCCCCGCGCATCAGCCATCCCGGCGCCGACGGCCTCGAGCGCCAGGAGGAGCGCGCCCTGCGGCCGCGTCGCCTCGCCGACTTCGTCGGCCAGAGCGCCGTGAAGGAGAACCTGCGCGTCTTCATCCAGGCCGCGCGCGCTCGCGGCGAGGCCCTGGACCACGTGCTTCTCTACGGGCCGCCCGGATTGGGCAAGACTACCCTCGCCGGCATCCTTGCCGGCGAGCTCGAGGTCGGCTTCAAGGCCACGAGCGCGCCCGTCTTCCAGACGGCCGCCGAGCTGATCGGGGTGCTCACGCACCTCGAGCCCCGCCAGGTGCTCTTCCTCGATGAGGTGCACCGCCTCAGTCGCGTACTCGAGGAGCACCTCTATCCGGCGATGGAGGACTTCCGCTGCGAGCTGGTCGTCGACAGCGGGCCCAATGCGCGGCACTACAGCCTGCAGCTGCCGCCTTTCACGCTCGTCGGCGCCACCACGCGCGCCGGCATGATCAGCGCGCCGCTGCGCA